The following is a genomic window from Planktothrix serta PCC 8927.
TATTGTTTGCGCCATCGGGAATTTCAAGGCGTAATTAAAACCGTTACTGTCTCCAAAAATCCTGATGGGAAATATTATGCTTCTATCTTAGTTGATGACGGCAAGGAAACACCCAACCTATCAACCAATGGAAAAGCAATTGGGATTGATTTAGGGTTAACTCATTTTGCGATTACTAGCGATGGGGACAAGTATAGCAACCCCAAACATTTTGCTAAACATCAACGCAACTTAAAACGAAAACAACAGAAATTATCCCACAAACAAAAAGGAAGTAATAGCAGACAAAAAGCACGATTAAAGGTTGCTAAAGTCCACGCTAAAATCTCTCGTTGCCGGGAAGATTTTCTCCACAAACTATCCCGCAAGATAGTGAACGAAAACCAAGTGATTGCTGTAGAAAATCTAGCAGTTAAGAATATGGTGAGAAACCATAAATTAGCCAGAGCGATTAGTGATTGTGGTTGGGGAATGTTCTGTACAATGCTCAAATACAAAGCCGAAAAAGAAGGGAAAATCTATCAAGAAGTTGATAGATTTTTCCCTTCTTCTAAAACTTGTAACGTCTGTCTAAATCAAGTGGGTAGTTTACCACTTGATATTAGAAGTTGGATTTGCGAACATTGTCAAACAACTCATGACCGAGATATAAAT
Proteins encoded in this region:
- a CDS encoding RNA-guided endonuclease InsQ/TnpB family protein — protein: MFQAYKFRIYPNTEQQIALAKSFGCCRWYWNYALNLCQETYKTTGKGLSRKVIQGLLPQLKKEYPWLTDTYSQCLQVVALNLSTSYKNFFEKRARLPRFKSKHGRQSISYPQNVKFKGDYLKLPGKVGLVYCLRHREFQGVIKTVTVSKNPDGKYYASILVDDGKETPNLSTNGKAIGIDLGLTHFAITSDGDKYSNPKHFAKHQRNLKRKQQKLSHKQKGSNSRQKARLKVAKVHAKISRCREDFLHKLSRKIVNENQVIAVENLAVKNMVRNHKLARAISDCGWGMFCTMLKYKAEKEGKIYQEVDRFFPSSKTCNVCLNQVGSLPLDIRSWICEHCQTTHDRDINASINIKNEALRILSLGTSDTASLRGCQSPEQTSVSSDAIPVDARSPHLLVEKCG